From the Desulfovibrio sp. JY genome, one window contains:
- a CDS encoding universal stress protein yields MKILVAIDDSAFAGKVLETAVAMAVDKAAELTIISVASLLDDIDDMPPGMNDKLRAVAEKTVATAKEAAAAKGVRAETHVEQSESPANSIVTYAKEMKADRIVIGHKGKSRLERLLVGSVAQGVVAHSPCSVFVVK; encoded by the coding sequence ATGAAAATCCTCGTGGCCATCGACGATTCCGCCTTTGCCGGAAAAGTCCTGGAAACAGCCGTTGCCATGGCCGTCGACAAAGCGGCCGAGCTCACCATCATCTCCGTGGCCTCGCTGCTCGACGATATCGACGACATGCCGCCGGGCATGAACGACAAGCTGCGGGCTGTAGCCGAAAAGACCGTGGCCACGGCAAAGGAAGCCGCCGCCGCCAAGGGGGTGCGCGCCGAGACCCATGTGGAGCAAAGCGAATCGCCGGCCAATTCCATCGTGACCTACGCCAAGGAAATGAAGGCGGATCGCATCGTCATCGGACATAAGGGCAAATCCAGGCTGGAGCGTCTGCTGGTCGGCAGCGTCGCCCAGGGCGTGGTGGCCCACTCTCCCTGTTCCGTGTTCGTGGTTAAATAA
- a CDS encoding sigma 54-interacting transcriptional regulator, with protein sequence MRTKLLAVLIPSMVAILLVTGYVTYIFSQQFLQEALERSGIVQTLALSKALEDALARGRRDLLFFAGERPTAEAMAAYLSRINALRPFPYCEFGYLDLEGHEHVYYVTLHGKAVRLPDAAIPDIRPSPFRLVEEARGLGPGQVVLGPLAQLDYHLTLGTGEDVAMGDEVYRLITPRADAAGRIVGVYILSIGARDLRNILSLYNSIHSPLHGFERSLEVRFSFLFDTEGWVLFQSADVGDPGLELTTYLARAGYSGTLGRRGMESAFRPESHYKHFWRMIGDVREGKSGIIDQADDGQLDVGGFRASYMPYAPVRFASSENGPFKVVAGVAYMDKTRMTLRAGYKQVDVVFIITLSAIILVTGLITLLARAITRPIIDLSRSVSSIESTNGLSPLKLPDHDHETTLLKNAINAMIAALRRQWDEIKSRDRKIEQVRMREAASPDPAMLGGTAGLFPEIKGVGPLLERLRAEVAKAAHVDADVLVTGETGTGKQLVAEAIHRYSRRAAKPFISINCGALDENLLLDTLFGHVKGAFTEARSERKGAFLEADGGILFLDEVQSATPKVQQALLRAIAMRRVRPLGSDKELSVDVRLIAASNVDLREAIAAGAFREDLYFRLKVIAVSTPPLRQHKMSISALAHHFLKQAGDTTARRGLGLSRGALAKLTAYDWPGNIRELKHCILRAAVMSEHSVIQDTDIVLEADGGTFDAATAEQAAEAVVAPPESFAAVSMSIEQVALNARQRTALPVIVREGSVTRGRYEALCGGIPQRTAVHDLRDMVDKGLLARRGSGPATRYEPTPAGVLAAGEE encoded by the coding sequence GTGCGAACGAAGCTTTTGGCCGTGCTCATTCCCTCCATGGTGGCTATTCTGCTTGTCACGGGCTACGTCACCTACATTTTCTCGCAACAATTCCTGCAAGAAGCCCTGGAACGTAGCGGGATCGTGCAAACCCTGGCCTTGTCCAAGGCCCTGGAAGACGCCTTGGCCCGGGGCCGGCGCGACCTGCTTTTTTTCGCCGGCGAAAGGCCGACCGCCGAGGCCATGGCCGCCTATCTCTCGCGGATAAACGCCCTGCGCCCCTTTCCCTACTGTGAATTCGGCTACCTGGATCTGGAAGGCCACGAGCACGTCTATTACGTCACCTTGCACGGCAAGGCGGTCCGGCTGCCGGACGCCGCCATCCCGGACATCCGGCCGAGTCCCTTCCGCCTGGTGGAGGAAGCGCGCGGGCTGGGCCCCGGCCAGGTCGTCCTCGGTCCCCTGGCCCAGCTCGACTACCACCTGACCCTCGGCACGGGCGAGGACGTGGCCATGGGCGACGAGGTCTACCGCCTGATCACGCCCCGCGCCGACGCCGCCGGCCGGATCGTGGGCGTGTACATCCTGAGCATCGGGGCCCGGGACCTGCGCAACATCCTGTCGCTGTACAACTCCATTCACTCGCCCCTGCACGGCTTCGAGCGCAGCCTGGAAGTCCGGTTCAGTTTCCTCTTCGACACCGAGGGCTGGGTGCTGTTCCAGTCGGCCGATGTCGGCGATCCCGGCCTGGAGCTCACCACGTATCTGGCCAGGGCCGGCTACTCCGGAACGCTCGGGCGGCGCGGCATGGAATCGGCCTTTCGGCCCGAGTCCCATTACAAGCATTTCTGGCGGATGATCGGCGACGTGCGCGAGGGCAAAAGCGGCATCATCGACCAGGCCGACGACGGCCAACTCGACGTCGGCGGTTTTCGGGCCAGCTACATGCCCTATGCCCCGGTGCGGTTTGCCTCGTCGGAAAACGGCCCGTTCAAGGTGGTGGCCGGCGTGGCCTACATGGACAAGACGCGCATGACCCTGCGCGCCGGCTACAAGCAGGTGGACGTGGTGTTCATCATCACGCTTTCGGCCATCATCCTGGTCACGGGGCTCATCACCTTGCTCGCCCGGGCCATCACCCGCCCCATTATCGACCTGTCCCGGTCCGTTTCCAGCATCGAGTCCACAAACGGGCTTTCCCCCCTCAAGCTGCCGGACCACGACCACGAGACCACGCTTTTAAAAAACGCCATCAACGCCATGATCGCGGCCTTGCGCCGCCAGTGGGACGAGATCAAAAGCCGCGACAGGAAGATCGAGCAGGTGCGCATGCGCGAGGCGGCCAGCCCGGACCCGGCCATGCTCGGGGGAACGGCCGGGCTTTTCCCGGAAATAAAGGGTGTGGGGCCGCTTCTGGAGCGGCTGCGGGCGGAAGTGGCCAAGGCGGCCCATGTGGATGCCGACGTGCTGGTGACCGGCGAGACGGGTACGGGCAAGCAGCTCGTGGCCGAGGCCATTCACCGCTACAGCCGGCGCGCGGCCAAGCCGTTCATCTCGATCAACTGCGGCGCCTTGGATGAGAATCTGCTGCTCGACACGCTTTTCGGCCACGTCAAGGGGGCTTTCACCGAAGCCCGCTCCGAGCGCAAGGGGGCGTTTCTGGAGGCCGACGGCGGCATCCTGTTCCTCGACGAGGTGCAAAGCGCCACGCCCAAGGTGCAGCAGGCGCTGTTGCGCGCCATCGCCATGCGCCGGGTGCGGCCCCTTGGCAGCGACAAGGAGCTGTCCGTGGACGTGCGCCTCATCGCCGCGTCCAACGTGGATCTGCGCGAGGCCATCGCCGCGGGGGCGTTTCGGGAGGACCTCTATTTCAGGCTCAAGGTCATTGCCGTGTCCACGCCGCCGCTACGGCAACACAAGATGAGCATCTCCGCCCTGGCCCACCATTTCCTCAAGCAGGCCGGCGACACCACGGCCCGGCGGGGGCTTGGGCTGTCGCGGGGGGCGCTGGCCAAGCTGACCGCCTACGACTGGCCGGGCAACATCCGGGAGCTCAAGCACTGCATTTTGCGGGCGGCGGTCATGTCCGAGCACAGCGTCATTCAGGATACGGACATCGTGCTCGAAGCCGACGGCGGCACGTTCGACGCCGCGACGGCGGAGCAGGCGGCCGAGGCGGTCGTCGCCCCGCCCGAATCCTTCGCCGCCGTGTCCATGTCCATCGAACAGGTGGCGCTCAACGCGCGCCAGCGGACGGCGCTTCCCGTCATCGTGCGGGAGGGTTCGGTCACGCGGGGCCGTTACGAGGCGCTTTGCGGCGGCATTCCCCAGCGCACGGCCGTGCACGACCTGCGGGACATGGTGGACAAGGGGCTGCTCGCCCGGCGGGGCAGCGGCCCGGCCACGCGCTACGAACCCACGCCGGCCGGCGTGCTCGCGGCCGGGGAGGAGTAG
- a CDS encoding Flp family type IVb pilin has product MLRTITKFVRDEEGATAVEYGLMVALIAAVIVGVVSSLGQQLSTTFTTITEKIKPAG; this is encoded by the coding sequence ATGCTGCGCACCATCACCAAGTTCGTTCGTGACGAAGAAGGAGCCACCGCGGTGGAATACGGCCTCATGGTCGCCCTGATCGCCGCCGTTATCGTCGGCGTCGTCTCCAGCCTGGGGCAGCAGTTGAGCACGACCTTCACCACCATCACCGAAAAGATCAAGCCCGCCGGCTAG
- a CDS encoding thioesterase, translated as MQRNTHLGIDLALCGTPVELSPGRAVVRLATLPAMAADDRGLVHGGFVFGLADHAAMLAVNDPLVVLGAATVRFTAPVVVGEEIAAEATVTEGEGKKRLVEVTVRREATMVLGGTFTCVIPSHHVLDR; from the coding sequence ATGCAACGAAACACCCATCTCGGCATCGACCTGGCCCTTTGCGGCACGCCCGTGGAACTGTCCCCGGGCCGGGCCGTGGTCCGGCTGGCCACGCTGCCGGCCATGGCCGCCGACGACCGGGGACTGGTGCACGGCGGCTTCGTCTTCGGTCTGGCCGACCATGCCGCCATGCTCGCGGTCAACGACCCGCTGGTGGTCCTCGGCGCGGCCACGGTCCGCTTCACGGCCCCGGTGGTCGTGGGCGAGGAGATCGCGGCCGAAGCCACCGTCACGGAGGGGGAAGGGAAAAAACGGCTGGTGGAGGTGACGGTGCGCCGCGAAGCGACTATGGTCCTTGGCGGGACGTTTACCTGCGTCATCCCGTCGCATCACGTTCTGGACCGATAA
- a CDS encoding Flp family type IVb pilin, translating to MLRAITKFVRDEEGATAVEYGLMVALIAAVIVGVVSSLGQQLSTTFTTITEKIKPAG from the coding sequence ATGCTGCGCGCCATCACCAAGTTCGTTCGTGACGAGGAAGGAGCCACCGCGGTGGAATACGGCCTCATGGTCGCCCTGATCGCCGCCGTCATCGTCGGCGTCGTCTCCAGCCTGGGGCAGCAGTTGAGCACGACCTTCACCACCATCACCGAAAAGATCAAGCCCGCCGGCTAG
- a CDS encoding sulfite exporter TauE/SafE family protein produces MDTSWLYLYMPIAGVEILWPGLVLIGFSVGVIGGFFGMAGAWMVTPGLNILGFPMAFAIGTDIAHIAGKSMISTMRHAKFGNVDYKLGFVMLIGTMIGIECGAQIVMKLERLGTIGPVVRWVYVVLLALISWMVFYDYHKATSKKKNNSSGESGEGLTWYKTMQRINIPPMMYFKTAGFTCSVWLPILVSYLTGVLAGFLGIGGGLFRMPALVYLIGCPTHIAVGTDLFEVMISGLYGSFTYALKGRIELVAVFVMLSGAAIGAQIGTVATKYAKGYGIRLAFGVAVLCCMLSIILKQFKFNAAATVVILGTITLICLWIIRIMLSGAAQELRAKKAREQSA; encoded by the coding sequence ATGGATACCAGTTGGCTTTACCTGTACATGCCCATCGCGGGTGTGGAAATTTTATGGCCCGGCCTCGTGCTGATCGGCTTCTCGGTCGGCGTCATCGGCGGTTTCTTCGGCATGGCCGGCGCCTGGATGGTCACGCCGGGCCTTAACATCCTGGGTTTTCCCATGGCCTTCGCCATCGGCACCGACATCGCCCACATCGCCGGCAAATCGATGATCTCCACCATGCGCCACGCCAAATTCGGCAACGTGGACTACAAACTCGGCTTCGTCATGCTGATCGGCACCATGATCGGCATCGAATGCGGCGCCCAGATCGTCATGAAACTCGAGCGGCTAGGCACCATCGGGCCGGTCGTGCGCTGGGTGTACGTGGTGCTTTTGGCCCTGATTTCCTGGATGGTCTTTTATGACTATCACAAGGCGACCAGCAAGAAAAAGAATAATAGTAGTGGGGAGAGCGGCGAAGGCCTGACCTGGTACAAGACCATGCAGCGGATCAACATCCCGCCCATGATGTACTTCAAGACGGCCGGCTTCACCTGCTCGGTCTGGCTGCCCATCCTGGTCAGCTACCTCACCGGCGTGCTGGCGGGCTTCCTCGGCATCGGCGGCGGTCTCTTCCGCATGCCGGCCCTGGTCTACCTCATCGGCTGCCCGACCCACATCGCCGTGGGCACCGACCTCTTCGAGGTCATGATCTCCGGCCTTTACGGCTCGTTCACCTACGCCCTCAAGGGACGCATCGAACTCGTGGCCGTCTTCGTGATGCTCTCCGGCGCGGCCATCGGCGCCCAGATCGGCACCGTGGCCACCAAGTACGCCAAGGGCTACGGCATCCGCCTGGCCTTCGGCGTGGCCGTCTTGTGCTGCATGCTCTCCATCATCCTCAAGCAGTTCAAGTTCAACGCCGCGGCCACGGTGGTCATTCTCGGAACCATCACGCTCATCTGCCTGTGGATCATCAGGATCATGCTCTCCGGCGCGGCCCAGGAACTGCGCGCCAAGAAAGCCCGGGAACAATCCGCCTAA
- a CDS encoding GGDEF domain-containing protein, whose translation MERILSYAKQHDFTKYTSTLLDAWRMSISGLTAALCMARYRHGEGEPQFNPDEDYTTDSVTEFGRLEAKRHRERGINLSMFLGLLKYYRDTYIDLLTEKGDEEFKQPWIRFILRSFDRFEIALCAEWVTTEDSEQISRLEKANRRLSNEKNKYLTVFESTPRPVFLIDKEGLLDSMNLSATDLLGLGMDSGEMYYSGGHSTLNREAEGLRKPLDDYLPWLKDAVRSFSAGDALSHRLEVKIDSFGANQYFDVFLAHMLDVSGKFSGILIILDDITRRKQLEFQLNHLATTDALTGANNRHRFLERAEEEIVHSERYDRPVSFLMLDIDHFKIINDTFGHAIGDDVLRVLSAECRKLFRQTDVFGRVGGEEFAAILPETTSEGAGQIAERLRQTLAQLNVDGPDGSIAFTVSIGIVERKEDQNLSDIMYYADKALYEAKNAGRNRVVSWNGKTFE comes from the coding sequence ATGGAGCGTATTCTTTCATATGCCAAGCAACATGACTTTACCAAATATACTTCAACATTACTTGATGCTTGGCGTATGTCCATATCCGGCCTGACAGCTGCCCTGTGCATGGCTCGTTACAGGCATGGGGAGGGAGAGCCACAATTCAACCCAGATGAAGACTACACCACCGATTCCGTTACAGAATTCGGAAGGCTCGAGGCCAAGCGACATCGTGAGCGCGGTATTAACTTGAGTATGTTTCTTGGACTTCTCAAGTATTATAGAGATACGTATATCGACCTGTTAACAGAGAAGGGAGATGAAGAATTCAAACAACCATGGATTCGTTTTATCTTAAGGAGCTTCGATCGCTTTGAAATCGCCTTGTGCGCCGAGTGGGTAACCACAGAAGATTCCGAACAAATTTCAAGACTTGAAAAAGCAAATCGTCGTCTATCAAATGAAAAGAATAAGTATCTTACCGTATTTGAAAGTACTCCTCGTCCTGTATTTTTGATCGACAAGGAAGGCTTGCTGGACAGCATGAACCTTTCAGCCACCGATTTACTTGGATTAGGTATGGACTCAGGAGAAATGTATTACTCTGGAGGACACAGTACGTTAAACCGGGAAGCTGAGGGACTTCGTAAGCCTCTCGATGATTATTTGCCTTGGCTGAAAGACGCAGTACGTTCATTTTCCGCAGGAGATGCTCTTTCCCATAGATTAGAGGTAAAGATAGACTCCTTCGGTGCGAATCAATACTTCGATGTATTTCTTGCCCATATGTTGGATGTATCAGGTAAATTTTCTGGAATTTTGATAATTCTTGACGACATCACCAGGCGAAAGCAATTGGAATTTCAGTTAAACCATCTCGCCACCACCGACGCTCTCACTGGCGCGAACAACCGCCATCGCTTTCTGGAAAGAGCCGAGGAAGAAATTGTTCATTCAGAACGCTATGACAGACCTGTATCTTTTCTCATGCTTGATATTGATCATTTTAAAATTATTAATGACACTTTTGGACATGCCATAGGCGACGATGTTCTAAGAGTCCTTTCCGCAGAATGTCGAAAACTCTTTCGCCAGACAGATGTGTTTGGAAGGGTTGGCGGTGAAGAATTCGCGGCGATCTTACCTGAGACCACTTCAGAAGGCGCGGGACAAATCGCTGAACGGCTCAGACAAACTCTGGCTCAATTAAATGTCGACGGGCCTGATGGCAGTATTGCATTCACTGTATCCATTGGAATAGTCGAACGCAAAGAGGATCAGAATCTTTCCGACATTATGTATTATGCTGACAAGGCCCTCTATGAAGCAAAAAACGCAGGAAGAAACAGGGTCGTTTCCTGGAATGGAAAAACCTTCGAATAA